In Microbacterium binotii, one DNA window encodes the following:
- the yidD gene encoding membrane protein insertion efficiency factor YidD has translation MASIGEATMPEHGWFRAIPLLPRNLMLGLLHGYRATISHTYGDVCKYYPSCSAYAVGAVQQHGAVKGAALTAARIARCHPWAEGGIDDPPAHKDFSHALTRHGFVVPLRKD, from the coding sequence ATGGCGTCGATCGGCGAGGCGACGATGCCGGAGCACGGCTGGTTCCGCGCGATTCCGCTGCTGCCGCGCAACCTCATGCTCGGTCTTCTCCATGGTTACCGTGCGACGATCTCGCATACGTACGGCGATGTCTGCAAGTACTACCCGTCCTGCTCCGCCTACGCGGTGGGGGCGGTCCAGCAGCACGGTGCGGTGAAGGGCGCGGCGTTGACCGCCGCTCGGATCGCTCGGTGCCACCCCTGGGCCGAGGGCGGGATCGACGATCCGCCTGCCCACAAGGACTTCTCCCACGCACTGACCCGGCACGGATTCGTCGTGCCACTGAGAAAGGACTGA
- the rnpA gene encoding ribonuclease P protein component: MRCSGPHTVTYVVASGDDRAARFGFIVSKKVGTAVVRNRVRRRLKAICASALPTVVRGADVVVRVLPGGADASFAELDAEVKRCLARRAS, encoded by the coding sequence GTGCGATGTTCCGGTCCCCACACCGTCACGTACGTGGTGGCATCCGGTGACGATCGCGCCGCACGGTTCGGATTCATCGTGAGCAAGAAGGTCGGCACGGCGGTCGTTCGCAATCGTGTCCGCCGGCGACTCAAAGCAATCTGCGCGTCCGCGCTCCCGACTGTGGTCAGGGGCGCGGACGTTGTCGTGCGCGTGCTGCCCGGCGGCGCGGACGCTTCCTTCGCCGAGCTCGACGCCGAGGTGAAGCGATGCCTGGCCCGGAGGGCGTCGTGA
- the rpmH gene encoding 50S ribosomal protein L34, which yields MSKRTFQPNNRRRAKKHGFRARMRTRAGRAILSARRAKGRTELSA from the coding sequence ATGAGCAAGCGTACGTTCCAGCCCAACAACCGCCGTCGCGCCAAGAAGCACGGCTTCCGCGCTCGCATGCGCACCCGCGCCGGCCGCGCCATCCTTTCGGCACGCCGCGCCAAGGGCCGCACCGAGCTCTCGGCCTGA